The following are from one region of the Salvia hispanica cultivar TCC Black 2014 chromosome 1, UniMelb_Shisp_WGS_1.0, whole genome shotgun sequence genome:
- the LOC125202647 gene encoding protein MODIFYING WALL LIGNIN-1-like, with product MERRVIIVCCVVGFLGLLSAATGFAAEAKRVKGSQVTFPSPSFCVYPRSPALVLGLTAAVSLMIAQIIINVATGCMCCRKGSHQSSSRWSIALVCFVVSWFTFVIAFLLLLTGAALNDQHGEENLYFGSYYCYVVKPGVFAGAAILSLASVTLGIFYYLTLTSGKEGNEAWGSHVPPSRGAIAMGQPQFPPHNTEAPPVFVHEDTYMRRQFT from the exons ATGGAGCGACGGGTGATTATAGTGTGCTGTGTTGTGGGGTTTCTTGGGCTATTATCTGCTGCCACAGGCTTTGCCGCAGAGGCTAAGAGGGTTAAG GGTAGCCAAGTCACATTTCCATCCCCTTCTTTTTGTGTATATCCGAGGAGTCCTGCACTAGTCCTCGGGTTAACTGCAGCTGTTTCTCTCATGATTGCTCAAATTATCATCAATGTTGCAACTGGATGCATGTGTTGTAGGAAAGGCTCTCATCAATCTAGCTCTAGATGGAGTATAGCACTCGTGTGCTTTGTTGTCTCTTG GTTCACCTTCGTCATCGCATTCCTTCTATTACTCACCGGTGCGGCTCTCAATGATCAGCATGGCGAGGAGAACTTATACTTCGGCAGTTACTACTGTTATGTTGTGAAACCAGGCGTTTTTGCTGGAGCTGCGATCCTGTCGCTCGCCAGTGTGACTCTAGGGATCTTCTACTACCTCACCTTAACCTCCGGTAAGGAGGGTAACGAGGCGTGGGGCTCACATGTTCCTCCCAGTCGAGGCGCGATCGCCATGGGACAACCTCAATTCCCTCCACACAACACGGAGGCCCCGCCCGTCTTCGTGCACGAGGACACGTACATGAGGCGGCAGTTCACGTAG
- the LOC125202645 gene encoding LOW QUALITY PROTEIN: cell division cycle 20.2, cofactor of APC complex-like (The sequence of the model RefSeq protein was modified relative to this genomic sequence to represent the inferred CDS: inserted 1 base in 1 codon) produces METGMTHSSASSSSSKSQSRCPLQEQFLHRKNSRENLDRFIPNRSAMDFDYAHYMLTEGKKGKENPSVNSSPSREAYSKQLAETFNMNRTRILAFKNKPPTLVEDIPNNFAVAAQQPKAAKPRRHIPQTSERTLDAPDILDDYYLNLLDWGSSNVVSIALGNTVYLWDASDGSTSELVTVDEDXGPVTSVKWAPDGRHIAIGMNNSEVQLWDSTANRLLRTLRGGHTSRVGAMDWNNHILTTGGMDSRIINNDVRVRAHVVETYRGHHQEVCGLKWSASGQQLASGGNDNLLHIWDRSMVSTNAPTQWLHRLQDHTAAVKALAWCPFQGNLLASGGGGGDRCIKFWNTHTGACLNSVDTGSQVCALLWNKNERELLSSHGFTQNQLTLWKYPSMVKVAELTGHTSRVLYMAQNPDGCTVASAAGDETLRFWNVFGKPEVAKVAPKTAAAEPFAHLNRIR; encoded by the exons ATGGAAACAGGAATGACTCATTCATCtgcatcttcatcttcaagcAAGTCTCAATCGCGATGCCCGCTTCAAGAGCAGTTTCTTCACAGAAAAAATTCGCGCGAAAAC TTGGATCGGTTCATTCCGAATAGATCGGCGATGGATTTTGATTACGCACATTACATGCTCACAGAAGGTAAGAAAGGTAAGGAAAATCCATCTGTCAACTCTTCTCCATCTAGGGAGGCATATAGTAAACAGCTTGCAGAAACTTTCAACATGAATAGAACTCGAATTCTGGCTTTCAAGAATAAGCCGCCTACTCTAGTCGAGGACATCCCGAATAACTTTGCAGTGGCGGCGCAGCAACCGAAAGCTGCCAAACCCCGTCGCCACATCCCACAG ACTTCTGAGAGGACATTAGATGCTCCTGATATTCTGGATGACTACTATTTGAACTTGCTAGATTGGGGAAGCAGCAATGTTGTTTCGATTGCTCTTGGAAATACGGTCTATTTGTGGGATGCTTCCGATGGGAGTACCTCAGAACTTGTTACTGTCGATGAAG GCGGCCCTGTGACCAGCGTTAAATGGGCTCCTGATGGAAGGCATATAGCCATTGGTATGAACAACTCTGAGGTTCAGTTATGGGACTCGACTGCTAACAGACTT CTGAGAACTTTGAGAGGCGGCCACACATCACGAGTTGGTGCTATGGACTGGAACAATCACATCTTGACTACGGGAGGGATGGATAGTCGGATCATCAACAATGATGTCAGAGTGAGGGCACATGTTGTTGAAACCTATCGAGGCCATCACCAAGAAGTTTGTGGGCTCAAATGGTCAGCCTCAGGCCAGCAGCTGGCTAGTGGTGGAAATGACAACCTCCTTCATATATGGGACAGGTCCATGGTGTCGACAAATGCTCCTACGCAGTGGCTTCACAGGCTTCAGGACCACACGGCCGCTGTCAAAGCACTTGCGTGGTGTCCGTTCCAGGGCAATCTGCTTGCGTCcggtggaggtggaggcgaTAGGTGCATAAAGTTCTGGAACACACACACTGGTGCGTGCTTGAACTCTGTGGACACAGGCTCGCAGGTCTGCGCTCTTTTGTGGAACAAGAATGAGCGCGAACTGCTTAGCTCTCACGGTTTCACTCAGAATCAGCTCACTCTGTGGAAGTATCCTTCAATGGTGAAAGTAGCAGAGCTCACTGGCCATACATCTAGAGTTCTTTACATGGCTCAG AACCCAGATGGATGCACGGTCGCATCTGCAGCAGGGGATGAAACTCTTAGGTTCTGGAATGTGTTCGGGAAACCCGAAGTAGCCAAGGTGGCACCAAAGACAGCAGCTGCAGAGCCGTTTGCTCACTTGAATCGCATCAGATAA
- the LOC125198089 gene encoding uncharacterized protein LOC125198089: MELPVSTDEYDISDMEPAPWRGKGKVADEDGPKKYSPQETMWLAKNYVDVSEDAVIGNQQSGKAFWQRIVDKYNAGRPEDSFERTYVKLRKHWGRVQKEINKWNGKWTNVVRMWPSGHSEMDLVDKAKADFFADGKKHFKYFDVWKLVEKSPKYTGGAEAAAKRTKVVAGHYTSSEGGPPIDLNVTDDDFFLSSPGTESRPMGTKAAKRKAKGKATASYSAMPPPPPNPSLDKISDSMSDMSITLRMGQLTELTSRDTSRMSEYELELHREMIEYLRAQMKKN; this comes from the coding sequence ATGGAATTGCCGGTTAGCACTGATGAGTACGATATCAGCGATATGGAGCCAGCTCCATGgaggggcaagggcaaggttGCCGATGAGGATGGGCCGAAGAAGTACAGTCCGCAGGAGACAATGTGGCTGGCCAAGAACTACGTCGACGTCTCCGAGGACGCTGTGATCGGCAACCAGCAAAGCGGCAAAGCGTTCTGGCAGCGGATTGTGGATAAGTACAACGCTGGTCGACCCGAAGACTCGTTCGAGCGTACCTACGTGAAGCTACGCAAGCATTGGGGTCGGGTGCAGAAGGAGATTAACAAGTGGAATGGCAAGTGGACTAACGTAGTCCGGATGTGGCCGAGCGGGCACAGCGAGATGGACCTTGTGGACAAGGCCAAGGCAGATTTCTTCGCTGACGGGAAGAAGCACTTCAAGTACTTCGACGTTTGGAAGCTTGTCGAGAAGAGCCCGAAGTACACTGGTGGGGCTGAAGCGGCGGCGAAGAGAACCAAAGTCGTCGCCGGACACTACACTTCAAGCGAAGGAGGTCCGCCAATCGACCTCAACGTGACAGACGATGACTTCTTCCTCTCATCTCCTGGTACTGAAAGCCGTCCGATGGGCACAAAGGCGGCAAAGAGGAAAGCAAAGGGGAAGGCAACTGCGAGCTACTCCGCTATGCCGCCGCCACCACCCAATCCTTCCTTGGACAAGATATCAGACTCTATGTCGGATATGAGTATTACGTTGCGGATGGGCCAGCTGACGGAGTTGACATCGAGGGATACATCGAGAATGTCGGAGTACGAGCTCGAATTGCACCGTGAGATGATCGAATACCTTCGCgcacaaatgaagaaaaattag
- the LOC125210711 gene encoding DNA (cytosine-5)-methyltransferase CMT2-like, whose product MADPSQIDSADPPLAPLPLQPNENSEPATPVSSSSDRGIGNLENFPQSNGVTVEKSANRRVETLRISDDQFRRRSPRLGENAGGERFVREASSLKLSSPPLKKHKGGEQVWFFVGEPVPDDEARRRWPWRYEVAEGKQNNGQSQKRKVDDDDEDDKLVSNVKCHYLQAEVSKIIFDLSDCVYVKGPKGGPNYVGKILEFFETMDGENYFSVQWFFREEDTVIKKDGRSHDKKRLFYSTLVNDNLLDCIVSKVKVVQIKPNVNLKDNTIPPCDYYFDMKYDVDYSTFSTISTDSDSQLSPHPLMMSSNRKCSASKTATKSSVDGICKSELALLDLYSGCGGMSTGLCIGAKACGLDLVARWAVDIDEAACRSLKLNHPETQTRNEAAEDFFDLLKEWDRICRKYGKYEQKELRSKIVREADNVKKSELNQESSCEYEVARLVDICYGDPSDSGKRGLKFKVRWVGYGPSDDTWEPIEGLGKCPDHLRDFVQKGIKAKILPRPGDVDVICGGPPCQGISGYNRFRNFDSPLEDERNRQILIFMDIIEFLKPKFVLMENVIDILRFANGCLARYAISRLVSMHYQARVGIMAAGCYGLPQFRLRVFLWGAQPLEVLPQFPLPSHDVVIQYGFPSDFERNVVAYDEGKFSDLEKKILLSDVLSDLPPVSNNEKRDNIPLRTEPEAEFQKYIRAAKCDMTASPSSKTTKHKNPVLYDHRPYPLNEDDYMRVCKIPKRKGANFRDLPGIVIGSDNVVRRANEQDLMPSGKQWVPDYALSYRDGRSHKPFGRLWWDETVPTVFCYPDHRSRAILHPEQDRVLTLRECARLQGFPDYYMFTGSLKERYSQVGNAVAVSVGRALGYSLGMAVQRLSGDGHLLTLPPKFSHSTTVELLSLLNQ is encoded by the exons ATGGCAGATCCTTCCCAAATCGACTCGGCTGATCCGCCGCTAGCTCCGCTTCCATTGCAGCCGAATGAAAATTCCGAGCCTGCGACTCCAGTTTCAAGCAGTAGCGACAGAGGAATTGGTAATTTGGAGAATTTTCCTCAATCTAATGGCGTTACGGTGGAAAAATCAGCTAATCGGAGAGTGGAGACACTGAGGATCTCAGATGATCAATTCCGCCGGCGCTCGCCGAGACTGGGGGAAAATGCTGGAGGTGAGCGCTTCGTTAGGGAGGCTAGTTCTCTCAAATTGAGTAGTCCGCCGCTTAAGAAGCATAAAGGCGGAGAACAGGTTTGGTTCTTCGTCGGCGAGCCAGTACCTGATGACGAGGCTCGCCGTAGGTGGCCATGGCGGTATGAGGTAGCTGAG ggaaaacaaaataatgggCAATCACAGAAACGTAA ggttgatgatgatgatgaagatgataaACTTGTTTCAAATGTAAAGTGTCACTATTTACAAGCTGAAGTATCGAAGATTATATTTGATCTCAGTGATTGTGTTTACGTCAAA gGCCCAAAGGGAGGTCCTAATTACGTTGGCAAAATTCTAGAATTTTTTGAGACAATGGATGGCGAAAACTACTTTAGTGTTCAATGGTTCTTTCGAGAAGAAGATACG GttataaagaaagatggaagGTCACATGACAAGAAACGGTTATTCTACTCTACTCTCGTGAACGACAACTTGTTAGACTGCATAGTTTCAAAAGTTAAAGTTGttcaaataaaaccaaat GTTAATTTGAAAGATAATACAATACCACCTTGTgattattactttgatatgAAATACGATGTCGACTACTCAACTTTCAGTACAATTTCAACAG ACAGCGACAGTCAGTTATCTCCTCATCCTTTGATGATGTCATCCAACAGAAAATGCTCTGCTTCTAAAACTGCCACCAAGTCTTCTGTGGATGGAATTTGTAAATCTGAGCTAGCATTACTGGATTTGTACTCTGGCTGTGGAGGAATGTCTACTGGACTGTGTATTGGCGCTAAAGCATGTGGCTTAGATCTTGTGGCG AGATGGGCTGTCGACATTGATGAAGCAGCATGTAGGAGCTTGAAGCTGAACCATCCAGAGACACAA ACAAGGAATGAAGCTGCAGAAGacttttttgatttattgaagGAATGGGATCGCATCTGCAGAAAATATGGGAAGTATGAACAGAAAGAACTCAGGTCAAAGATTGTTAGAGAAGCTGATAATGTTAAAAAATCAGAACTGAATCAAGAAAGTTCATGTGAATATGAAGTGGCAAGGCTGGTAGATATATGCTATGGTGATCCCTCTGACTCAGGGAAGCGAGGGCTTAAATTTAAG GTGCGCTGGGTTGGCTATGGCCCAAGTGATGATACATGGGAGCCAATTGAGGGATTGGG AAAATGCCCAGATCACTTAAGAGATTTTGTACAAAAGGgaataaaagcaaaaatacTGCCTCGTCCG GGAGATGTTGATGTAATTTGTGGTGGCCCTCCATGTCAAGGAATTAGTGGCTACAACAGATTCCGGAATTTTGATTCTCCTCTTGAAGATGAGAGAAATcgccaaattttaattttcatggaTATTATTGAATTCTTAAAGCCAAAGTTTGTTTTAATGGAAAATGTTATTGACATCTTGAGGTTTGCCAATGGCTGtctggcaagatatgctataAGCCGGCTGGTTAGTATGCATTACCAAGCAAGGGTTGGGATAATGGCTGCTGGTTGCTATGGGCTTCCTCAATTCCGCTTACGCGTTTTCTTATGGGGTGCTCAGCCTCTTGAG GTGCTACCCCAGTTTCCTCTTCCATCACATGACGTGGTGATCCAGTATGGATTTCCTAGCGACTTCGAG CGAAATGTCGTCGCTTATGATGAAGGAAAATTCAGCgatctagaaaaaaaaattcttctcAGTGATGTTCTTTCTGATCTTCCTCCT gTTTCAAATAATGAGAAACGTGACAATATTCCACTCAGAACCGAACCTGAAGCAGAGTTTCAAAAGTATATCAGAGCAGCTAAATGTG ATATGACTGCTTCACCTTCCAGTAAAACAACTAAGCACAAAAATCCTGTTTTGTACGATCACCGGCCTTATCCTCTGAATGAGGATGATTACATGCGCGTCTGTAAAATACCAAAACGAAAG GGGGCAAATTTTAGAGACCTCCCAGGCATTGTGATTGGGTCTGACAATGTAGTTCGCCGAGCAAATGAGCAGGACTTGATGCCATCTGGAAAGCAATGG GTGCCTGACTATGCCCTTAGTTACCGTGATGGAAGGTCCCATAA ACCATTCGGACGACTGTGGTGGGATGAAACTGTACCAACTGTTTTCTGTTATCCAGACCATCGCTCGCGG GCTATTTTGCACCCGGAACAAGATAGGGTCCTCACTTTACGTGAATGTGCAAGACTACAAGGCTTCCCCGACTACTACATGTTCACTGGAAGCTTGAAAGAGAG ATACAGTCAGGTTGGCAATGCAGTAGCTGTTTCTGTCGGACGTGCTCTAGGATACTCATTAGGCATGGCAGTGCAGAGACTGAGCGGAGACGGACATCTTCTCACTCTTCCACCCAAGTTCTCCCATTCTACAACCGTTGAGTTGCTATCTTTGCTCAACCAATGA
- the LOC125200876 gene encoding uncharacterized protein At1g51745-like: MGSSETGGVVDCSVGSIVWVRRRNGSWWPGKILGPEELLSSNITSPRSGTPVKLLGREDASVDWYNLEKSKRVKAFRCGEFDDCIERAEAAHGMPPKKREKYARREDAILHALELELQLLEKKFGKSGNLSNGQRKSPDAVVSSECLENGAENQLDPRSGQLPAMLGLSVVEKNGSDQHLCEETVINQASGDDDSAGALPRMRGLQDLGLRITPPTREEHSGIAISRAKRSRTAYLTYDSGDCSNENQTLTTQMEIPVSKFEESSYQADAGDHISGSTEDTETDCSETDSVESDSDEDMAALSDGAESIELQPKYPRNIEAHEEHGSISSSDDFDEMAYADGYISNSGEVSKWQLKGKRNNRNIGKRYSDTTDAELPKGYTNNRNSNWSNGGFKADPIDKSLRNHASRYGSIGLHNSNETAELDDFTWNNQSIMRGYWEDSHEYVNPFSADRHPFSGRTMLIDVDLKVQANNYRRDVPMISLMSKLNGHAIIGHPIQIEALESGSSENYVSTTDYSHPEPLETPALTSVWRTGRRTANSRVPRPFLNGESKQQSLFIDQDARLKGSMMQKSYSQYPMDRKISRNSPKKNSLSSNNLKIRSLSSIASGDQHQSQPRNDANNFQVGGMIKTGNLPTTVACIPVSLVFSRLHEELVGRHQ, translated from the exons ATGGGTAGCTCAGAAACGGGAGGAGTTGTGGATTGTAGTGTGGGGAGTATAGTTTGGGTCCGACGAAGAAATGGGTCTTGGTGGCCTGGAAAAATACTTGGGCCTGAAGAGCTTTTATCGTCTAATATAACATCGCCACGATCAGGAACTCCAGTCAAGCTTCTAGGGAGGGAGGATGCTAGTGT GGACTGGTACAACTTGGAGAAATCAAAACGTGTAAAGGCTTTCCGATGTGGTGAGTTTGATGACTGCATAGAAAGGGCTGAAGCTGCTCATGGTATGCCTccaaagaaaagagagaaatatgCACGGAGAGAAGATGCAATATTGCATGCTCTTGAATTGGAGTTGCAACTGCTGGAAAAGAAATTTGGAAAATCAGGAAATCTGTCTAATGGCCAAAGAAAATCGCCTGACGCTGTGGTGTCTTCAGAATGCTTGGAAAATGGCGCAGAAAATCAATTAGACCCCAGATCTGGCCAGCTACCAGCGATGCTTGGTCTATCTGTTGTAGAAAAGAATGGGTCAGACCAACATCTATGCGAAGAGACAGTTATTAATCAAGCGAGTGGTGATGATGATAGTGCTGGTGCACTACCTCGAATGAGAGGGTTGCAAGACTTAGGTCTCCGGATTACTCCACCAACAA GAGAGGAGCATTCTGGAATTGCAATATCTCGGGCGAAGAGGAGTAGAACTGCTTACTTGACATACGATTCAGGGGATTGTTCCAATGAAAATCAAACTCTAACCACCCAGATGGAAATACCTGTTTCAAAGTTTGAAGAAAGCAGCTATCAAGCTGATGCTGGTGACCACATTTCTGGGTCTACAGAGGACACTGAAACAGATTGTTCAGAAACTGATTCTGTGGAGTCGGATTCTGATGAAGATATGGCTGCTCTATCTG ATGGCGCAGAATCTATAGAATTACAACCTAAATATCCAAGGAATATTGAAGCACACGAAGAGCATGGAAGCATTAGCAGTAGTGATGACTTTGATGAAATGGCCTATGCTGATGGCTACATATCAAATAGTGGGGAGGTTTCCAAGTGGCAGCTAAAAGGGAAAAGAAATAACCGCAATATTGGGAAAAGGTATTCCGACACAACTGATGCTGAGCTTCCCAAAGGATACACGAACAACAGAAACTCCAACTGGAGCAATGGTGGTTTCAAGGCTGATCCAATTGATAAAAGTTTAAGGAACCATGCATCCAGGTATGGATCGATTGGGCTACACAATTCTAATGAGACTGCTGAATTGGACGACTTCACTTGGAATAATCAGTCAATCATGAGAGGATATTGGGAGGATTCACATGAATATGTAAATCCTTTCTCTGCCGATAGGCATCCTTTTAGTGGTCGGACCATGCTGATAGACGTGGATTTGAAAGTCCAGGCCAACAACTATCGAAGAGATGTCCCAATGATCTCGTTGATGAGCAAGCTAAACGGGCATGCTATAATAGGCCATCCCATCCAGATCGAAGCTCTTGAAAGTGGTTCGTCCGAGAACTATGTCTCTACAACTGATTATTCTCACCCCGAACCTCTGGAGACTCCTGCACTAACTTCAGTGTGGAGGACTGGTCGCAGGACAGCAAATTCCCGTGTTCCCCGCCCGTTTTTGAACGGTGAGAGCAAGCAGCAGAGTCTATTCATCGATCAAGATGCCCGTCTGAAAGGGAGCATGATGCAGAAGAGTTACTCCCAGTATCCAATGGACAGAAAAATCTCAAGAAACTCACCCAAGAAGAACAGCCTGTCATCCAACAACCTAAAGATACGAAGTCTTTCATCGATTGCATCAGGCGATCAGCATCAGAGCCAGCCTAGAAACGATGCCAACAACTTTCAAGTGGGCGGGATGATCAAAACGGGGAATCTGCCCACAACAGTTGCTTGCATACCGGTTAGCTTGGTATTTAGTAGGTTACATGAGGAGTTGGTTGGTCGCCACCAGTAA